In the Malassezia vespertilionis chromosome 3, complete sequence genome, one interval contains:
- the SEC6 gene encoding SNARE-binding exocyst subunit S6 (COG:U; EggNog:ENOG503NUSF; BUSCO:EOG09260K5F), producing the protein MASWNAPSTPGLLAEYLKSPDDISKIAALRRKLSREHASLSAKLKSGAKDQLEATRDGLLQLQSTRREVAGIHEAFSQVESMFKEPTQADLSTGTKETRGAKSFRIISELSQLRRALGETSCMLAKFETMQYEIHALSQLVTQYQSDLLGSAPHLLLLHHNVAKWEQFRNETLHVAASSNAATQEQLVALLAPLDDLLGAFETYLMLLSAHVLDLVRHGQQSVVVCLLKIFERESREDEKTAAIKLAKRANIEGASRFPSIAAYAHTIKLYRLKFQETIYITTQRALQQCWDCAQEPSPLRMYEEVDWFYKDLDLVRDAVVPLFPSDYHVYKIYVETYHRALSDLLREKVSLSDSGANMLLELYHVAQEHQNRLMDTSKGIQESWIEPSLLGGREKTIMDDYLALLKRKVDEWSATLMHDEVTAFVSREKPPEEGQGGLYIMSGCVILFRMVNQQIDTAANAGDPTLLVRAIDHACTVMHNIQTRWIQIVQQEFKKQTEAKRPEEVNGGLVEYMIALANDQLSSADQTEALLHRVESIVAPQHMAHVREYLDNTLNGFLDISKHCIQLLVEIVLFDLRPAFRDLFTFPAWYVEGTTTSIAETIRDYTSDYAARLEPNLFDVLSDDLVTRLLTAYLIALRQSARLRMPNAAERFLQDANELHLLISSIRPADEAHNRVEVLHLIHAILSSSPSMVFLPYWSFAKVHGPNLAFFEALLRARDDMERPDVTSIMDSARRKVKQEGMTDVPESGPTIMSAVAQTQRHGLLGAGLLANWTSGAQGEGIAWGALAQSAQSYLGAAGWRGATS; encoded by the coding sequence ATGGCGTCGTGGaatgcgcccagcacgccTGGGCTCCTTGCCGAGTATCTCAAGTCGCCCGATGATATCAGCAAGATTGCAGCATTGCGTCGCAAACTATCGCGCGAGCATGCGTCGTTGAGCGCGAAGCTCAAAAGTGGAGCTAAAGACCAACTGGAAGCTACCCGCGACGgcctcttgcagctgcagtCGACTCGCCGCGAAGTAGCAGGGATCCACGAGGCGTTTTCCCAGGTTGAATCCATGTTTAAGGAACCTACACAGGCGGATTTAAGCACTGGCACAAAGgagacgcgcggcgccaagagTTTTCGTATCATTAGCGAACTCtcgcagctgcgccgcgcattgggCGAGACGTCCTGCATGCTCGCCAAATTCGAGACGATGCAGTACGAAATACACGCGCTTTCCCAGCTGGTGACGCAGTATCAATCGGATTTGTTGggcagcgcaccgcaccTTCTTCTCTTGCATCACAATGTAGCGAAATGGGAGCAGTTCCGCAACGAGACACTGCACGTCGCCGCATCCAGCAATGCCGCGACGCAAGAACAACTAGTAGCTCTGCTTGCGCCATTGGATGACCTGCTGGGCGCTTTTGAGACCTATCTTATGCTGCTCTCTGCGCACGTACTCGATTTGGTGCGGCATGGCCAGCAAAGCGTCGTGGTCTGTCTGCTCAAGATATTTGAGCGCGAGAGCAGAGAGGATGAAAAGACGGCCGCGATCAAGCTtgcgaagcgcgccaacATTGAAGGTGCTTCCCGGTTTCCCAGTATTGCCGCGTACGCTCACACCATCAAACTGTACCGCCTCAAATTCCAAGAGACGATTTATATCAccacgcagcgtgcactgcagcaATGCTGGGATTGCGCACAAGAGCCTAGTCCACTGCGTATGTACGAAGAGGTGGACTGGTTTTACAAAGACTTGGaccttgtgcgcgacgcagtgGTGCCATTGTTTCCGTCTGACTACCATGTGTATAAAATTTACGTGGAAACATACCACCGTGCGCTGAGCGATCTCCTGCGCGAAAAGGTATCGCTCAGCGACTCTGGTGCAAACATGCTGCTGGAGCTGTACCACGTCGCACAGGAGCACCAGAACCGGCTGATGGACACGTCGAAAGGCATTCAAGAATCCTGGATCGAGCcgtcgctgcttggcgggcGCGAAAAAACCATCATGGACGACTACCTCGCACTCCTCAAGCGTAAAGTCGACGaatggagcgcgacgctcaTGCACGACGAGGTTACTGCTTTTGTGTCGCGCGAGAAACCGCCGGAAGAGGGTCAAGGCGGACTGTACATCATGTCTGGCTGTGTGATTTTGTTCCGCATGGTGAACCAACAAATCGACACGGCTGCAAATGCCGGTGATCCCACTCTACTGGTGCGTGCCATCGATCATGCGTGCACAGTCATGCACAACATTCAAACTCGCTGGATCCAGATTGTCCAGCAAGAGTTTAAAAAACAGACCGAGGCAAAGCGGCCCGAAGAGGTCAATGGCGGCTTAGTCGAGTATATGATTGCACTGGCCAACGACCAGCTGTCCAGTGCCGACCAGACCGAAGCTTTGCTGCATCGCGTAGAGTCTAttgttgcgccgcaacaTATGGCGCATGTCCGCGAATACTTGGACAATACACTGAACGGATTCCTGGACATTAGCAAGCACTGTATTCAGCTGCTTGTAGAGATTGTCCTGTTTGATCTGCGCCCTGCATTCCGCGACTTGTTCACCTTCCCTGCTTGGTATGTCGAGGGAACGACAACCTCGATTGCGGAAACGATTCGCGACTATACAAGTGACTATGCAGCACGGCTGGAGCCCAACCTTTTTGACGTCCTTTCCGACGATTTGGTTACGCGTTTGCTTACGGCGTACCTCATTGCATTGCGCCAATCTGCACGCCTTCGTATGCCCAATGCAGCCGAGCGTTTCCTCCAAGACGCCAACGAGTTGCACCTCCTTATTTCATCCATTCGGCCCGCAGATGAGGCACACAATCGCGTAGAAGTGCTCCACTTGATCCATGCCATTTTGAGCTCGTCGCCGAGTATGGTCTTTTTGCCGTACTGGTCTTTTGCAAAGGTGCACGGACCCAATCTCGCATTTTTCGAAGCACttctgcgtgcgcgagacgaTATGGAACGGCCAGACGTGACGTCAATCATGGACAGTGCCAGGCGAAAAGTGAAGCAGGAGGGTATGACCGACGTGCCCGAGAGCGGCCCAACAATTATGAGTGCAGTCGCCCAGACACAGCGCCATGGACTACTCGGCGCAGGCCTCTTGGCCAACTggacgagcggcgcacaaggcgaAGGGATCGCTTGGGGGGCTCTGGCACAGAGTGCGCAAAGCTacctcggcgctgcagggTGGCGCGGAGCAACAAGCTAG
- the YND1 gene encoding apyrase (TransMembrane:1 (o541-561i); COG:F; EggNog:ENOG503NV3I): MAAGRAGMLTARRFLYDAELQGASSEEQLWLQNRKYTIVVDAGSSGSRLMVYSWRDVEWEIEMRKANNLPLDVLPIVEKGTWEGSQLEWQFKIESGLSSFASDVHGLRSYLDELFTQVYTIIPSSAYALTPIYIFATAGMRLLPPAARKSILQDTCSYLQKLPFFVQQGNKGAEEDTDSACGGQVRVISGEEEGLFGWIAINYLMDGFKDPSVGNATFGFLDMGGASTQIAFEPSQTIASPHAMDEEHIDVPKNNDLFDVNFRRLDSSLSNHQVFVTTFLGFGTNAARTRYLDVLLDTVAPNQALLDPCLPKGLRMPVASAAHQGKHVQGTGSFSECLLQQQPLLDREAECHNPPCLFHGVHVPAIDFDSNQFIGVSEYWYSSHDIFDLGGSYDYTKYQQAAQAFCAQEWSDLETKLDQHAFKEQVTLSRLQMQCFKAAWVVTVLHEGLQLPRLVDKGIGGDGQDHAHDVKNMASKKNLFQSVNDVRGLGVSWTLGKAILEASTSIPATSCQDCHLRVQHNEPHTYKGARLGGVEAGRAGVPVWVSMLLLALCILAMYGVWRFAKRSALDYRGWTSVPMSETCRDDDDAVVPLVLEEQEPWSDIRPVKTPTYARAVQSHSHRSSHHARRKSAFHKERGHFASMAHKTAEYASRQLSRVFPDRRQGKFEELPTAHSLARRSYPTPLRTQRLESLSQQGLLSISTPWSSSFRTPVHPVSPSPLSPTAVSYSHPASPAVWPDSPSTPAHRTGNDASALLASGSAYSNHTPSRGPSPMLLESRRPSVPFTAPVTRMSSPWLELPNRSAEPSPTASLFPHKRLYE; this comes from the coding sequence atGGCGGCGGGTCGTGCAGGGATGCTGACGGCGCGTCGGTTTCTATACGATGCTGAGCTACAGGGTGCTTCATCTGAAGAACAATTGTGGCTTCAAAACAGAAAATATACGATTGTCGTCGACGCCGGCTCGTCGGGCTCGCGACTTATGGTCTATTCGTGGCGTGATGTAGAGTGGGAGATTGAGATGCGCAAGGCAAACAATTTGCCGCTGGATGTGCTGCCTATTGTTGAGAAAGGGACATGGGAGGGCTCACAGCTGGAGTGGCAATTCAAAATCGAGTCCGGGCTGTCGTCGTTTGCAAGCGACGTGCATGGCTTGCGCAGCTACTTGGACGAGCTCTTTACACAGGTGTACACCATAATTCCCTCAAGCGCTTATGCCTTGACCCCAATTTACATTTTCGCGACTGCCGGCATGCGCCTACTTCccccagcagcgcgcaaatcgatTTTGCAGGATACGTGCAGCTATTTGCAAAAGCTCCCCTTTTTTGTGCAGCAAGGCAACAAAGGCGCAGAAGAGGATACAGATAGTGCATGCGGTGGCCAAGTGCGTGTTATCTCAGGTGAAGAAGAAGGTCTCTTTGGCTGGATTGCGATCAATTACCTCATGGACGGCTTCAAGGATCCAAGCGTAGGCAATGCGACGTTTGGTTTTCTGgacatgggcggcgcaagcacgcaaaTTGCATTTGAGCCATCTCAGACGATTGCATCCCCCCATgcgatggacgaggagcaCATCGATGTACCGAAGAACAACGACCTTTTCGACGTCAATTTCCGTCGCCTTGACTCCTCCCTCTCGAACCACCAGGTTTTTGTCACCACATTTTTGGGATTCGGGACGAATGCTGCCCGCACGCGCTACCTGGACGTGTTGCTGGATACGGTTGCGCCCAAccaggcgctgctggacccATGCCTTCCCAAAGGGCTGCGCATGCCCGTTGCGTCTGCTGCGCATCAAGGCAAGCATGTGCAAGGGACAGGTTCTTTTTCCGAGTGccttttgcagcagcagccgctgctggaccGCGAAGCAGAGTGCCACAATCCACCGTGCCTTTTCCACGGAGTGCATGTGCCTGCGATCGACTTTGACAGCAACCAATTCATCGGTGTATCCGAGTATTGGTACAGTTCTCACGATATCTTTGACCTCGGCGGCTCTTACGATTATACCAAGTACCAgcaagctgcacaagcgttTTGTGCCCAAGAATGGTCCGATCTCGAAACCAAGCTTGACCAGCATGCGTTCAAGGAACAGGTCACGCTTTCGCGCCTCCAAATGCAGTGTTTTAAAGCTGCATGGGTTGTCACTGTTCTACACGAGGGTCTACAGCTTCCGCGCCTTGTCGACAAAGGCATTGGCGGTGATGGCCAAGACCATGCACACGACGTAAAAAACATGGCGAGCAAAAAGAACTTGTTTCAAAGCGTGAATGATGTGCGCGGCTTGGGCGTGAGCTGGACGCTCGGGAAAGCAATTCTTGAGGCGAGCACGAGCATCCCTGCCACATCGTGCCAGGACTGCCATCTGCGTGTACAGCACAATGAGCCGCACACGTacaaaggcgcgcggctcggcgGAGTTGAAGCGGGACGTGCTGGCGTGCCGGTGTGGGTGTCCATGCTCCTTCTCGCATTGTGCATCCTTGCCATGTACGGTGTATGGCGCTTTGCGAAACGCTCTGCTTTAGACTACCGCGGCTGGACTTCTGTCCCAATGTCGGAAACCTGCAGGGATGACGACGATGCTGTTGTACCGCTTGTGCTTGAGGAGCAGGAGCCCTGGAGCGATATTCGCCCCGTGAAGACGCCGACGTATGCCCGAGCGGTGCAGTCGCATTCACACCGCAGCAGTCAccatgcgcggcgaaaATCGGCTTTCCACAAAGAGCGCGGCCACTTTGCTTCCATGGCACACAAGACAGCCGAGTATGCCTCTCGCCAGCTTTCGCGCGTCTTTCCCGACCGACGCCAAGGAAAGTTTGAGGAGCTGCCCACAGCGCACTCGCTTGCCAGACGGAGCTACCCAACACCTCTACGTACGCAACGGCTCGAGTCGCTCTCCCAGCAAGGCCTGCTCAGCATCTCGACGCCTTGGAGCTCGAGTTTTCGGACGCCTGTTCACCCAGTTTCGCCCAGTCCCTTATCTCCAACCGCAGTTTCTTACAGCCACCCCGCAAGCCCCGCGGTGTGGCCCGATTCGCCAAGCACACCCGCTCATCGTACAGGAAACGATGCCAGTGCCCTGCTTGCCTCTGGCAGTGCGTACAGCAATCATACCCCATCCCGCGGTCCGTCCCCCATGTTGCTAGAGTCGCGGCGCCCTTCTGTTCCATTTACAGCACCTGTTACACGCATGTCGAGCCCGTGGCTCGAGCTGCCGAACCGCAGCGCGGAGCCCTCGCCGACAGCGTCCCTCTTCCCGCACAAGCGTTTGTACGAATAG
- a CDS encoding uncharacterized protein (TransMembrane:2 (i79-99o105-122i); COG:S; EggNog:ENOG503PKJJ) yields MGPTAIAPDLVQGLVRETLDADLSEQLDDATDKETAFMDDLDTDSDTSTEQREVLIPAPTGELTLQAFWASNIPWHRRLILISASIAINIGLPFINGVFLGFGEIFARAFLAPWLGLAPPLLNFNPFSPSPADVPPLSSIPPGGLRSWAKGAKEKAADAQASVAEL; encoded by the coding sequence ATGGGGCCTACGGCGATAGCGCCGGACCTAGTACAAGGACTTGTGCGAGAGACGTTGGATGCGGATTTATCCGAGCAGCTAGATGATGCCACAGACAAAGAGACTGCGTTCATGGATGACCTGGACACCGACTCCGATACAAGCACGGAGCAGCGAGAGGTGCTAATTCCTGCACCTACCGGCGAGCTTACCTTGCAAGCGTTTTGGGCATCTAACATTCCATGGCATAGACGCCTAATACTCATTTCGGCCAGCATTGCGATCAACATTGGACTCCCCTTCATTAACGGCGTCTTTCTTGGGTTTGGCGAGatttttgcgcgtgcatttcTTGCGCCGTGGTTGGgtcttgcgccgccattgcTCAACTTCAATCCCTTTTCTCCATCTCCAGCCGATGTGCCGCCACTCTCCTCGATACCCCCTGGCGGCCTCCGTTCATGGGCAAAAGGTGCCAAAGAAAAGGCAGCAGACGCACAAGCGAGCGTTGCAGAGCTATAG
- the TMA46 gene encoding Translation machinery-associated protein 46 (BUSCO:EOG09264DJ8; EggNog:ENOG503NUR0; COG:S) has protein sequence MPPKKKGGDKGGAAPKVKVDKTFGMKNKKGSKAQQQVKIIQQQQQQAGKTREELAREKRREDEKRLKAEAAKILKDEGPVIVQPNVPFGVDPKSLTCNFWKAGRCDKGSKCKFAHSHDAQRKQQKKDLYTDMRVQKDEDEKEDTMDKWDQERLNKVIDMKHGNPRTTTDKVCKYFLQAVEDRKYGWFWECPNGGEKCMYRHALPPGFVLKSERKEMEALEKANEISLEEFLESARHKLGKNLTPVTKETFSKWKQERQDKKHAEEDAQRQKKAAQAHANKLNGLSGREMFVLNPDMFGDQDEDEDDDGALDMASYMPSGWEQGRDENLPSRGIAEMHI, from the coding sequence ATGCCGCCGAAGAAGAAGGGAGGTGAcaagggcggcgcggcgccgaaaGTCAAGGTCGACAAGACTTTTGGCATGAAAAATAAAAAAGGTTCGAAAGCACAGCAGCAAGTCAAAATcatccagcagcagcagcagcaggcaGGCAAAACGCGTGAAGaactcgcgcgcgagaaacGCCGTGAGGACGAGAAGCGCCTAAAGGCAGAGGCCGCCAAGATTCTGAAGGACGAGGGCCCTGTGATTGTGCAGCCGAATGTTCCATTTGGTGTGGATCCCAAAAGTCTGACGTGCAACTTTTGGAAAGCGGGCCGCTGTGACAAAGGCTCCAAGTGCAAGTTTGCACACTCGCACGACGCACAACGGAAGCAGCAAAAGAAGGACCTTTATACAGATATGCGTGTCCAGAAGGATGAGGACGAGAAGGAGGATACGATGGACAAGTGGGATCAGGAACGCCTGAACAAGGTCATTGATATGAAACACGGCAACCCACGCACCACTACGGACAAAGTATGCAAGTACTTTTTGCAGGCGGTGGAAGATAGGAAATACGGCTGGTTTTGGGAGTGCCCCAATGGCGGCGAAAAATGCATGTACCGCCATGCACTCCCGCCTGGTTTTGTGCTCAAGTccgagcgcaaagagaTGGAAGCGCTGGAAAAGGCAAACGAGATCTCCTTGGAAGAGTTCCTCGAGTCTGCACGACACAAGCTTGGCAAGAACCTCACACCCGTAACAAAAGAGACGTTTTCTAAATGGAAGCAGGAACGCCAGGATAAGAAGCATGCAGAAgaggatgcacagcgccagAAGAAGgccgcacaggcgcacgcAAACAAGCTTAATGGCTTGAGCGGTCGCGAAATGTTTGTCTTGAACCCTGACATGTTTGGTGATCAGGAcgaagacgaagacgacgaTGGCGCCTTGGATATGGCTTCATACATGCCAAGTGGATGGGAGCAAGGCCGCGATGAGAATTTGCCTAGTCGGGGCATAGCGGAAATGCATATCTAA